TTCCGGCACGGCGCCGGTATCGACGTACCGCTCCCACGCGCGCTCGATCGCCAGGCGACGTTCCGCGTGCGTCGCGTGGATGTCCGCGGAAGGGACGGCGATGATCGGGCCGGAGGGGGGCATGGAAGTCTCCGGCGTCAAAGGTGTCACCCGCCCCCTGTATCGTCAATGTCGCGCCCCTGTTACATGTCGCGCCTGTCTTGTCGGAATTTTCGGCGGCGCGCCGCGCCGGGAACGCGGCCTCGCCGCCGTCCCGTCGCGCCCGGGGCGCGGCGCGCGGCCGCCCGCCCGCGGGACGTCGTTTCACTCCAAATTATTGACGGTCCTACGGTTGGCCCCGCCGGCGGAAGGTGCGCCCGCGCCTTTCGCGCCGCGCGTCGGCGCTCGCCGGGACGGTCGCGGCGGGAACGCTCGAATGCCGCCGATCCCGCCGCGACCGTCCTCCGCGCGCTGGCCCGCGGATTGCATAAGCAGAGAGCGACTTCGGGGAACAAGGCGCGCCGACCCGCCGCATCGCGCGGACCGGGCCGGCGGCGCGGGCCCCGCGGCCGCTGCGCACGGCGACGGCGCAACGCGCGCTCAGCAGCGGGTTCGAGGAGAGCCATGGCCAAAGTACTGATGATCCATCCCGACAAATGCACCGGCTGCCACAACTGCGCCCTTGCCTGCGTCTTCGGGCACGAGGGCCAGTTCCGGCCGAGCGGCACGCGCGTCCACGTCTACTCGTGGGAACGCGAGGGCTTCTCGGTGCCGATGATGTGCCAGCAGTGCGACGACGCGTCCTGCGCGAAGGTCTGCCCGACCGGCGCGATGCACCGCGCCGCCGGCGCGTCGGTCGTCGAGTACGACCGCTCGAAGTGCATCGGCTGCCGCATGTGCACGGTCGCCTGCCCCTTCGGCAACGCGGTCTACGACGGCGTCACCGGCGCGATCCTGAAGTGCGACACCTGCAACGGCGATCCGGAGTGCGTGCGCGCCTGTCCCAGCGCCGCGCTCGAGTACGTGGACGACAACATCTCCACGCGGTCGCGCAAGAAGGCCTTCGCCGCCAAGTTCAAGGCGGCCTTCGTGGAGGGCTGAGCATGTTCGGCTGGAGCGGCACGGTCCTGCGCGTGAACCTGACCACCGGGACCATCAAGAAGGAAGCTCTCGACCGCAAGGACGCCGAACTGTTCCTCGGCGCGCGCGGCCTCGCCGACAAGATCTTCGTCGACGAAGTCGATCCGAAGGTCGATCCACTTTCCCCCGAGAACAAGATGATCTACGCGCCGGGGCCGTTCTCCGGCACGTTCGCCCCCTCCGGCGGCCGCTTCCACGTCGTGACGAAGAGCCCGCTGACCGGCGCGATCGCCGGCTCCAACTCCGGCGGCTCGTTCGGCCCGGAGCTCCACTACGCCGGCTACGACGCGCTGATCATCGAAGGGAAGGCGGCCAAGCCGTCCTACATCTGGATCAAGGACGACCACGTCGAGATCCGCGACGCCTCGCACGTCTGGGGCAAGTGGGTTCCCGACGCGACCGACATGCTGCGCGCCGAGACCGACGAGGAGGCGAAGGTCTCCTGCATCGGCCCCGCCGGCGAGAAGCTCGGCCTGATGGCCGTGATCATGAACGAGATGCACCGCGCGGCCGGCCGCTCCGGCGTCGGCGCGGTGATGGGCTCGAAGAACCTCAAGGCGGTCGTCGTCGTCGGCACCGGCTCGATCAAGGTCGCGCGGCCGGACGCCTTCAAGGCGGCGGTGGTCGAGGGGCGCAAGAAGCTCAAGGCGCACCCGGTCGGCGGCGCGGGCCTCAAGGCGTACGGCACCGACGTCCTCGTCAACATCCTCAACCAGATCGGCTCCCTGCCGACGCGCAACTTCCAGGACGGCTACTTCCCCACGGCCGACAAGGTCGGCGGCGAGTCGCTGAGCAAGAACCAGCTGGTGCGGCCGAAGGGCTGCTTCTCCTGCTACATCAGCTGCGGCCGCGTGAGCAAGGTCAAGAACCCGCTCTACGCCGGCGAAGGCGAGGGGCCGGAGTACGAGGCCGCCTGGTCGATGGGCCCGGACTGCGGCGTGGACGACCTCGACGTCGTGACCCGCAGCAACCACCTCTGCAACGAACTCGGCCTCGACCCGATCTCCGTCGGCTCGACGATCGCCTGCGCGATGGAGATGTACGAGAAGGGGATCATCACCAAGAAGGACACCGGCGGGCTCGACCTGAGCTTCGGTTCCGTCCCGATGATCCACGAGCTGACGAAGCAGATCGGCCTGCGCGAAGGGTTCGGCGACAAGCTCTCCTTCGGCTCCTACCGCTTCGCCGACTCCTACGGCCACCCCGAACTCTCGATGACGGTCAAGAAGCAGGAGATGCCGGCCTACGATCCGCGCGGCGTGCAGGGGATCGGCCTCGAGTACGCCACCTGCAACCGCGGCGGCTGCCACGTCAAGGGGTACACGATCGCCGTCGAGGTCCTCGGCTGCGGCGCGACCCTCGATCCGCGCGAGACGAAGGACAAGCCGGGCTGGGTGAAGCTGTTCCAGGACCTCACCGCGGCGATCGACGCCTCCGGCGGCTGCATCTTCGGCACCTTCGGCCTCGGCGGCGACGACTACGCGGCGATGATCACCGCGCTCACCGGCGTGACCTACACCGTGGAGGACTACCTCAAGGCCGGCGAGCGGATCTGGAACCTCGAGCGGCTCTTCAACCTCAAGGCCGGCTTCACCGACGCCGACGACGTCCTCCCGACGCGCCTGACGAAGGACCTGCCGGTGCAGACCGGCCCGGCCAAGGGGCACCTCAGCCACGTGCCGGAGATGCTCCCCGAGTACTACCAGCTTCGCGGTTGGGACAAGCACGGCGTCCCGACCCAGGAACGGCTGCGCGACCTCGCGCTCGCCTGATTCGCGGACGCGGCGCCGCCCCGAAGGACCGGGGCGGCGCCGCATTCGTCTCCGCCCGCGCGCGGACCGCCGCGCGCCGCTCCACGGAACCACCGAGCCACAGGCTTCTTGCGGCGCGGCCGGCGCGCCGCCGACGACGACGAGGACTCCGATGACTG
This window of the bacterium genome carries:
- a CDS encoding 4Fe-4S dicluster domain-containing protein; translation: MAKVLMIHPDKCTGCHNCALACVFGHEGQFRPSGTRVHVYSWEREGFSVPMMCQQCDDASCAKVCPTGAMHRAAGASVVEYDRSKCIGCRMCTVACPFGNAVYDGVTGAILKCDTCNGDPECVRACPSAALEYVDDNISTRSRKKAFAAKFKAAFVEG
- a CDS encoding aldehyde ferredoxin oxidoreductase family protein; this translates as MFGWSGTVLRVNLTTGTIKKEALDRKDAELFLGARGLADKIFVDEVDPKVDPLSPENKMIYAPGPFSGTFAPSGGRFHVVTKSPLTGAIAGSNSGGSFGPELHYAGYDALIIEGKAAKPSYIWIKDDHVEIRDASHVWGKWVPDATDMLRAETDEEAKVSCIGPAGEKLGLMAVIMNEMHRAAGRSGVGAVMGSKNLKAVVVVGTGSIKVARPDAFKAAVVEGRKKLKAHPVGGAGLKAYGTDVLVNILNQIGSLPTRNFQDGYFPTADKVGGESLSKNQLVRPKGCFSCYISCGRVSKVKNPLYAGEGEGPEYEAAWSMGPDCGVDDLDVVTRSNHLCNELGLDPISVGSTIACAMEMYEKGIITKKDTGGLDLSFGSVPMIHELTKQIGLREGFGDKLSFGSYRFADSYGHPELSMTVKKQEMPAYDPRGVQGIGLEYATCNRGGCHVKGYTIAVEVLGCGATLDPRETKDKPGWVKLFQDLTAAIDASGGCIFGTFGLGGDDYAAMITALTGVTYTVEDYLKAGERIWNLERLFNLKAGFTDADDVLPTRLTKDLPVQTGPAKGHLSHVPEMLPEYYQLRGWDKHGVPTQERLRDLALA